The proteins below are encoded in one region of Apium graveolens cultivar Ventura chromosome 4, ASM990537v1, whole genome shotgun sequence:
- the LOC141719633 gene encoding homeobox-leucine zipper protein HAT22-like isoform X2 — translation MGFDHHVCETGLKLGLGFSPAVKIIPAKAGNHNQLSRPKAVALSFEPSLTLGLVTADKVNDSFINKPSSVEILYRQDSTGASSFSNASVKREREQLGSEETETTARARIISDEDDDGSNGRKKLRLTKAQSALLEESFKQHSTLNPKQKQELARELNLRPRQVEVWFQNRRARTKLKQTEVDCEYLKKCCETLTDENRRLQKEVQELKALKVAQPLYMQLPAATLTMCPSCERVGGSAPTVATTDTSSKEPFSSVSAPKPHFYNSFPNPSSAAC, via the exons ATGGGATTTGATCATCATGTTTGTGAAACAGGCCTAAAGTTAGGGTTAGGTTTTTCACCGGCGGTCAAAATTATTCCAGCAAAGGCCGGTAATCATAATCAGCTTTCCCGGCCCAAAGCCGTGGCTTTAAGTTTTGAGCCATCTTTGACTTTGGGTCTTGTTACAGCTGACAAAGTGAATGACAGTTTTATCAATAAGCCTTCTTCAGTTGAGATATTGTATCGGCAAGATAGTACTGGAGCATCCTCTTTCTCGAATGCCAGTGTGAAAAGGGAGAGAGAACAGCTTGGAAGTGAAGAAACAGAGACTACGGCTAGGGCAAGAATTATTAGCGATGAAGATGATGATGGTAGTAATGGAAGAAAAAAACTTAGGCTCACCAAAGCACAATCTGCGCTTCTCGAAGAAAGTTTTAAACAACACAGCACTCTCAATCCT aaacaaaagcaagaACTAGCAAGGGAGCTAAATTTGAGGCCACGACAAGTTGAAGTCTGGTTCCAGAACAGGAGAGCCAG GACAAAGCTAAAGCAGACAGAAGTGGACTGTGAGTACTTGAAAAAATGCTGCGAAACTCTAACAGATGAGAACAGGAGACTCCAGAAAGAGGTTCAAGAACTCAAAGCACTGAAAGTTGCGCAACCTTTGTACATGCAATTGCCAGCTGCAACCCTTACGATGTGTCCTTCTTGCGAAAGAGTAGGTGGTAGCGCCCCAACTGTTGCTACCACCGATACTTCCTCCAAGGAGCCATTTTCTTCAGTCTCTGCTCCAAAGCCTCACTTCTACAACTCCTTCCCTAATCCATCATCAGCAGCTTGTTAa
- the LOC141719633 gene encoding homeobox-leucine zipper protein HAT22-like isoform X1 has protein sequence MGFDHHVCETGLKLGLGFSPAVKIIPAKAGNHNQLSRPKAVALSFEPSLTLGLVTADKVNDSFINKPSSVEILYRQDSTGASSFSNASVKREREQLGSEETETTARARIISDEDDDGSNGRKKLRLTKAQSALLEESFKQHSTLNPQKQKQELARELNLRPRQVEVWFQNRRARTKLKQTEVDCEYLKKCCETLTDENRRLQKEVQELKALKVAQPLYMQLPAATLTMCPSCERVGGSAPTVATTDTSSKEPFSSVSAPKPHFYNSFPNPSSAAC, from the exons ATGGGATTTGATCATCATGTTTGTGAAACAGGCCTAAAGTTAGGGTTAGGTTTTTCACCGGCGGTCAAAATTATTCCAGCAAAGGCCGGTAATCATAATCAGCTTTCCCGGCCCAAAGCCGTGGCTTTAAGTTTTGAGCCATCTTTGACTTTGGGTCTTGTTACAGCTGACAAAGTGAATGACAGTTTTATCAATAAGCCTTCTTCAGTTGAGATATTGTATCGGCAAGATAGTACTGGAGCATCCTCTTTCTCGAATGCCAGTGTGAAAAGGGAGAGAGAACAGCTTGGAAGTGAAGAAACAGAGACTACGGCTAGGGCAAGAATTATTAGCGATGAAGATGATGATGGTAGTAATGGAAGAAAAAAACTTAGGCTCACCAAAGCACAATCTGCGCTTCTCGAAGAAAGTTTTAAACAACACAGCACTCTCAATCCT cagaaacaaaagcaagaACTAGCAAGGGAGCTAAATTTGAGGCCACGACAAGTTGAAGTCTGGTTCCAGAACAGGAGAGCCAG GACAAAGCTAAAGCAGACAGAAGTGGACTGTGAGTACTTGAAAAAATGCTGCGAAACTCTAACAGATGAGAACAGGAGACTCCAGAAAGAGGTTCAAGAACTCAAAGCACTGAAAGTTGCGCAACCTTTGTACATGCAATTGCCAGCTGCAACCCTTACGATGTGTCCTTCTTGCGAAAGAGTAGGTGGTAGCGCCCCAACTGTTGCTACCACCGATACTTCCTCCAAGGAGCCATTTTCTTCAGTCTCTGCTCCAAAGCCTCACTTCTACAACTCCTTCCCTAATCCATCATCAGCAGCTTGTTAa